One genomic segment of Vibrio sp. SCSIO 43136 includes these proteins:
- a CDS encoding sensor domain-containing diguanylate cyclase: protein MLVPPKAPDEKYRLQALRALNVLDTEDEERFDRVTRLARRLFNVPIALVSLVDENRQWFKSCYGLDVRETGRDISFCGHAILGEGVFVIENALEDERFADNPLVSGPPGIRFYAGVPLELEDGYKLGTLCIIDDKPREFDQEQIQDLIDLAKMAEQELVAKYSAGLDELTGLSNRRGFSGLTTKALSYCFMAGLPASLVYLDLNRFKDINDKFGHQAGDQALVRFSSLLCACYRDSDVVARVGGDEFVVFMAGADQAMAESAIDRLFASLDELNQSGQFEFNIEFCHGIVECAPDMTTSIDDLIKQADERMYCMKGQLR, encoded by the coding sequence ATGTTAGTACCACCTAAAGCGCCTGATGAAAAATATCGCCTACAAGCATTGAGAGCGCTTAACGTCTTGGATACCGAAGACGAAGAGCGTTTTGACCGAGTCACAAGATTAGCTCGGCGTTTGTTTAATGTGCCCATTGCTTTGGTGAGCTTAGTGGATGAGAACCGTCAGTGGTTTAAGTCTTGTTATGGGTTAGATGTGAGAGAAACAGGTCGTGATATCTCTTTCTGCGGGCACGCCATTCTTGGTGAAGGGGTGTTTGTCATCGAAAATGCCTTGGAAGATGAACGCTTTGCGGATAACCCGCTGGTTTCAGGGCCTCCTGGAATACGCTTTTATGCGGGGGTTCCACTAGAACTGGAAGATGGCTACAAACTGGGAACCCTGTGTATTATTGATGACAAGCCTAGAGAGTTTGACCAAGAGCAAATCCAAGACTTAATCGATCTGGCGAAAATGGCAGAGCAAGAGTTGGTGGCAAAATACAGTGCTGGGTTAGATGAGTTAACAGGTCTGTCTAATCGTAGGGGTTTTTCGGGGCTAACTACTAAAGCTTTGAGCTATTGTTTTATGGCGGGTCTGCCAGCCTCTTTAGTCTATCTCGATCTCAACCGGTTTAAAGATATTAATGACAAATTTGGTCATCAAGCGGGGGATCAAGCGCTTGTTCGGTTCTCGTCGCTATTATGTGCCTGTTATCGAGATTCCGATGTTGTGGCACGTGTCGGTGGGGATGAGTTTGTCGTGTTTATGGCTGGCGCTGATCAAGCGATGGCTGAAAGCGCAATTGACAGGCTTTTTGCGAGCTTAGATGAACTGAATCAAAGTGGTCAGTTTGAATTTAATATCGAGTTTTGTCATGGCATTGTTGAATGTGCACCTGACATGACCACTAGTATCGATGATCTTATCAAGCAAGCCGATGAGCGAATGTATTGCATGAAAGGACAGCTACGCTGA
- a CDS encoding HD-GYP domain-containing protein, with product MASIKITVDRIQPGLHVRLPVSWKDHPFLLNSFKIKSQEQVDIIRHLGIKHVFINPEQSDTQPLPVKDTPATEPSAEQVEIEQTKKKMWQEKEERIEKLNAYRRRVQSCEKEFERSIARLRSVMGKIRSRPIDAVGEATQMVDSIVDSLLADNSVTLHLMSGKSKTKDFYFHSLNVAVISMMIAKSKGMPAEQIKELAFAALFHDMGKVRIPAAILNKNTAYTAPEENYYKLHPKYGLDLASKIDGFEDAVLKVIAQHHERIDGSGYPDGLKGDDIHPYSQIVGLANAYDGLCHARIPSEQRIPFSALSHLYKNCKHLFNNEDLNILIKFMGVYPPGTVVQLSNSMVGLVISVNANAILYPNVLLYDPNVPRNQAPILDLAGSDLKIEAAILPSRLPEKVREYLNPRTRISYFFDTDS from the coding sequence GTGGCAAGTATAAAAATTACTGTTGACCGAATCCAACCAGGCTTACATGTCCGACTACCCGTTAGTTGGAAAGATCACCCCTTTCTCCTAAACAGCTTCAAGATAAAGTCTCAAGAGCAAGTCGACATTATCCGTCACTTAGGGATTAAGCACGTTTTTATCAATCCAGAGCAAAGTGATACCCAGCCACTTCCTGTTAAAGACACTCCCGCGACTGAACCTAGCGCTGAACAAGTGGAGATTGAACAAACAAAGAAAAAGATGTGGCAGGAGAAAGAAGAGCGAATAGAAAAGCTCAATGCCTATAGAAGAAGAGTGCAAAGCTGTGAAAAAGAATTTGAGCGCTCGATAGCAAGGCTTCGCTCGGTAATGGGGAAAATTCGCAGCCGACCGATTGATGCCGTAGGGGAAGCGACTCAAATGGTGGATAGCATTGTTGATTCGCTTCTTGCAGATAATAGTGTCACTTTGCACCTGATGAGCGGCAAAAGTAAAACGAAAGACTTTTACTTTCACTCGCTAAACGTTGCGGTCATTTCTATGATGATCGCAAAAAGCAAAGGCATGCCAGCAGAGCAGATCAAAGAATTAGCGTTCGCTGCACTTTTCCATGATATGGGGAAAGTAAGAATTCCAGCAGCGATACTCAACAAAAATACAGCCTATACTGCACCTGAAGAAAACTACTATAAGCTTCATCCTAAGTACGGGTTGGATTTGGCTTCAAAAATAGACGGCTTTGAAGACGCTGTATTGAAAGTCATCGCTCAGCATCATGAACGAATTGATGGTAGTGGTTACCCAGATGGATTAAAAGGGGATGATATCCACCCTTACTCGCAGATAGTTGGGCTTGCCAATGCATACGATGGGCTTTGTCACGCCAGAATTCCTAGTGAGCAAAGAATCCCGTTTAGTGCTCTTTCACATCTATATAAGAACTGTAAACACCTATTCAATAATGAAGACCTTAATATACTGATCAAGTTTATGGGGGTGTACCCGCCAGGTACGGTAGTCCAACTAAGTAACTCTATGGTTGGTTTGGTTATCTCAGTGAATGCTAACGCTATCCTTTACCCAAATGTACTTTTATACGATCCGAACGTTCCAAGAAACCAAGCCCCTATTCTTGACCTTGCTGGTAGTGACCTAAAAATAGAGGCGGCGATACTTCCTAGTCGTTTACCAGAAAAAGTTCGTGAGTACTTAAACCCTCGTACGCGCATTTCATATTTCTTCGACACTGACAGTTAA
- a CDS encoding porin, producing MKKTLLAAAVIALTSQAHAIEVLNQDGTTFSLGGHVSVSLGDDDKDNATVKQNSPRLNFNATHEVNEELTVDAKGEWALNYINGGDTSFTTRLGYIGLTHDSLGRVVVGTQWSPYYTEVGLAADKPIAFANDYIYNFSTAGGDRSHGDLGTGRANKMVSYRNSVELGEAGTVSLGAGWQGAQTNANNTTYGQRAQVAVKYVIQDIALGYAYNTGKRDAKQETLQLGSASYGTYSKGLYAAVTYQNHAQEDGDKVYVSQEALVAYGFENNLTISANFEEQKDDTAKELKYKTAALQSEYKFTSQFVGFAGYQFNLGDKARDGKDNKWNLGVRYYL from the coding sequence ATGAAAAAGACTCTTCTAGCAGCAGCGGTAATCGCTCTTACTTCTCAAGCACACGCCATTGAAGTTTTAAACCAAGACGGCACCACTTTCTCTCTAGGTGGTCACGTATCTGTAAGTCTAGGTGACGATGACAAAGATAATGCAACAGTTAAGCAAAACTCTCCTCGTCTAAACTTTAATGCGACACACGAGGTAAATGAAGAGCTAACAGTTGATGCAAAAGGCGAATGGGCACTGAACTACATCAACGGTGGTGACACCTCTTTTACCACTCGTTTAGGTTACATTGGTCTAACTCATGATTCACTTGGCCGTGTCGTAGTAGGTACCCAGTGGTCACCTTACTACACTGAAGTGGGACTAGCGGCAGATAAACCAATCGCTTTCGCTAACGACTACATCTACAACTTCTCAACAGCTGGCGGTGATCGTTCTCACGGCGATCTGGGTACTGGTCGTGCAAATAAAATGGTTAGCTACCGCAACAGTGTTGAGCTAGGTGAAGCTGGTACTGTTTCTCTTGGTGCTGGTTGGCAGGGCGCACAAACAAATGCTAACAACACAACTTACGGCCAACGCGCACAAGTTGCTGTTAAATACGTTATCCAAGATATCGCTCTAGGTTATGCATACAACACTGGTAAACGTGATGCTAAACAAGAAACGTTGCAGCTTGGTAGCGCGAGCTACGGTACTTACAGCAAAGGCCTTTACGCAGCTGTAACTTACCAAAACCACGCTCAAGAAGATGGTGACAAAGTTTACGTTTCTCAAGAAGCACTAGTAGCGTACGGCTTCGAGAACAACCTAACTATCAGTGCAAACTTCGAAGAGCAAAAAGACGATACAGCTAAAGAGCTAAAATACAAAACTGCAGCGCTACAATCTGAGTACAAATTTACTTCTCAGTTCGTAGGTTTTGCTGGTTACCAGTTTAATCTTGGTGACAAGGCTCGAGACGGTAAAGATAACAAATGGAACCTAGGTGTACGTTACTACCTATAA
- a CDS encoding HDOD domain-containing protein — MQQGELLSRVNELPQIKKVLQELVELVNQEDVDFHLLSQKIALEQVVSAKVLRLANSAHFGRSRTVASIDEAVVRLGMAPIKTMVIVSVLSSAFPKFETMDIHQYWSDTFEVATIASYLAKKVRLDANQAFTAGVLHNIGELMIHSLAPDFALEIAHRIENGEEASLVQNEILGTTSTRLGAKLATAWKFGPELTDSIAHYLVPDQAEEDQRMASLLHLAFRINRDWASLESEQEQYDYLDASQDLVALGLSPEEYEGINCVIGKGEEIATQMMG; from the coding sequence ATGCAACAGGGAGAGTTGTTATCTAGGGTCAATGAACTACCCCAGATAAAGAAAGTGCTTCAAGAACTAGTGGAATTGGTGAATCAAGAAGACGTCGATTTCCATCTACTTTCGCAAAAAATTGCACTCGAACAAGTCGTTTCAGCGAAAGTGTTACGCTTAGCAAATTCAGCGCACTTTGGCCGCTCTAGAACAGTGGCTTCAATTGATGAAGCAGTGGTTAGGTTGGGAATGGCTCCAATCAAAACCATGGTCATAGTGTCGGTGCTTTCAAGTGCTTTTCCTAAATTTGAAACGATGGATATTCACCAATATTGGTCTGACACCTTCGAGGTTGCAACGATAGCGAGCTATTTAGCTAAGAAAGTTCGCCTTGATGCTAACCAAGCATTTACAGCTGGTGTCTTGCATAATATTGGAGAGCTGATGATCCACTCTTTAGCTCCGGACTTTGCATTGGAAATCGCACACAGGATAGAAAATGGGGAAGAGGCGTCTCTGGTGCAAAACGAAATTCTAGGTACGACCTCAACTCGCTTAGGGGCGAAACTTGCAACAGCGTGGAAATTTGGTCCTGAGCTCACAGACTCAATCGCACACTATCTTGTCCCAGACCAAGCCGAAGAAGACCAAAGAATGGCAAGCCTACTTCACCTCGCTTTTCGCATCAATAGAGATTGGGCATCCCTTGAGTCTGAGCAAGAGCAATACGATTATCTTGATGCAAGTCAGGATTTAGTTGCACTTGGGCTTTCACCTGAAGAATATGAAGGTATCAATTGTGTCATAGGAAAAGGGGAGGAGATCGCTACACAGATGATGGGGTAA
- a CDS encoding AraC family transcriptional regulator: protein MLSGKLQQDVEGTLESLILWFRPQWLEGLIEATPELRILKTLLQESKYGLSYSNETAEKIYSLLNNHNSKKPHQQFMCVLEVLITLAEDPQTKKIASTPSSFIQVANDDVALERVESARGFIEDHYAKQIKISDLCQAIHLSESSTYRLFEKHFNESFSEHLKRFRTGKASELLVNTRYPIALIAEKTGFNNLSNFNRQFKTVKGMTPSEFRTKFKLMDRGLKG, encoded by the coding sequence ATGCTGTCAGGTAAGTTGCAGCAAGATGTAGAAGGAACACTTGAGTCGTTAATCCTTTGGTTTCGCCCACAATGGCTGGAAGGATTGATAGAGGCAACACCTGAACTTCGTATTTTAAAGACGCTACTCCAAGAGTCTAAGTATGGCCTTAGCTACAGCAACGAAACTGCTGAAAAGATATATTCACTGCTCAACAACCACAACTCGAAAAAGCCTCATCAACAGTTCATGTGTGTTCTAGAAGTGCTAATAACTCTGGCAGAAGATCCTCAAACCAAAAAAATCGCTTCAACACCAAGTTCATTCATTCAAGTAGCAAACGATGATGTGGCATTAGAGAGAGTAGAATCAGCCAGAGGCTTTATCGAAGATCACTACGCTAAACAAATAAAAATTTCCGACCTTTGCCAAGCCATCCACCTTAGTGAGAGCTCTACCTATCGTCTGTTTGAAAAGCACTTCAATGAATCTTTTTCTGAGCACTTGAAGCGTTTTAGAACCGGAAAAGCTAGCGAACTTCTCGTCAACACCCGATACCCAATAGCCTTAATCGCAGAAAAAACAGGCTTCAACAACTTATCGAACTTTAATCGCCAATTCAAAACGGTAAAAGGAATGACACCGTCGGAATTTAGAACGAAGTTTAAGCTAATGGATAGAGGGTTGAAGGGTTGA